The Phragmites australis chromosome 15, lpPhrAust1.1, whole genome shotgun sequence genome window below encodes:
- the LOC133893234 gene encoding glycerol-3-phosphate dehydrogenase [NAD(+)], chloroplastic isoform X2, with product MAAAAFLPPTPTTRPRLAAAARRPPPIFAGATSAAPQLEEEGAGDEAARRGGGGKDRRRAVRIAWEKLVRWSRSWRRRNRSDVLETTRKVVVLGGGSFGTAMAAHVAAKKSDLEVAMLLRDEAVCRSINHSHVNCKYLPEHRLPENIVATTSPTDALAGADFCFHAVPVQFSSSFLESISTHVDPKLPFISLSKGLELNTLRTMSKIIPRALGNPRQPFIVLSGPSFAVELMNQLPTAMVVASKDKKLASSVQQLLASPNLRISTSSDVTGVEIAGALKNVLAIAAGIVEGMHLGNNCMAALVAQGCSEIRWLATKMGAKPTTLAGLSGSGDIMLTCFVNLSRNRNVGLRLGSGEKLDKIMSSMNQVAEGVSTAGAVIALAQKYNVKMPVLTAVARIIDNELTPKKAVMELMNLPQVEEV from the exons atggccgccgccgccttccttCCCCCGACCCCGACCACTCGtccccgcctcgccgccgcagcccgccgcccgccgcccatATTCGCCGGCGCTACCAGCGCCGCGCCGCagctggaggaggagggcgcCGGCGACGAAGCcgcccgccgcggcggcggcggcaaggacCGGCGCCGCGCGGTGCGCATCGCGTGGGAGAAGCTCGTTCGGTGGTCCCGCTCCTGGCGCCGCCGCAACCGCAGCGACGTCCTCGAGACCACGCGCAAGGTGGTGGTCCTCGGAGGGGGCTCGTTCGGGACGGCCATGGCGGCGCACGTGGCGGCCAAGAAGTCTGACCTCGAGGTTGCGATGCTGCTCCGGGACGAGGCCGTCTGCCGATCCATCAACCACAGCCATGTCAATTG CAAGTACTTACCAGAACACAGATTGCCGGAAAATATTGTTGCAACAACTAGTCCTACTGATGCTTTAGCGGGAGCTGATTTCTGCTTCCATGCTGTTCCGGTTCAG TTCAGTTCATCCTTTCTTGAAAGTATTTCAACACATGTTGATCCAAAGTTGCCATTCATATCACTTAGCAAAGGGCTGGAACTCAACACCCTTCGGACAATGTCTAAAATCATCCCACGAGCACTGGGAAATCCCCGCCAACCATTTATTGTTCTGTCAGGACCATCTTTTGCAGTAGAACTAATGAACCAATTGCCTACAG CAATGGTGGTGGCCTCCAAAGACAAAAAGTTGGCAAGTTCTGTTCAGCAGCTTTTAGCTTCTCCAAATTTGAGGATAAGCACATCAAG TGATGTTACAGGAGTAGAAATTGCAGGCGCACTAAAGAATGTTCTTGCAATAGCAGCCGGTATAGTGGAAGGTATGCATCTTGGGAATAATTGTATGGCCGCCCTTGTTGCTCAAGGTTGTTCAGAAATACGGTGGTTGGCTACAAAG ATGGGAGCGAAGCCAACTACTCTTGCTGGTTTGTCTGGGTCAGGTGACATCATGCTTACATGTTTTGTCAATCTTTCACGGAATAGAAATGTGGGACTACGTCTTGGTTCAGGCGAAAAACTTGATAAAATTATGAGTTCTATGAATCAG gtTGCTGAAGGTGTATCAACTGCTGGGGCTGTCATTGCATTGGCTCAGAAGTACAATGTCAAAATGCCAGTCCTAACAGCAGTAGCACGGATAATCGATAATGAATTAACTCCGAAGAAGGCAGTTATGGAGTTGATGAATCTTCCTCAG GTTGAGGAAGTCTAA
- the LOC133893234 gene encoding glycerol-3-phosphate dehydrogenase [NAD(+)], chloroplastic isoform X1, whose translation MAAAAFLPPTPTTRPRLAAAARRPPPIFAGATSAAPQLEEEGAGDEAARRGGGGKDRRRAVRIAWEKLVRWSRSWRRRNRSDVLETTRKVVVLGGGSFGTAMAAHVAAKKSDLEVAMLLRDEAVCRSINHSHVNCKYLPEHRLPENIVATTSPTDALAGADFCFHAVPVQFSSSFLESISTHVDPKLPFISLSKGLELNTLRTMSKIIPRALGNPRQPFIVLSGPSFAVELMNQLPTAMVVASKDKKLASSVQQLLASPNLRISTSSDVTGVEIAGALKNVLAIAAGIVEGMHLGNNCMAALVAQGCSEIRWLATKMGAKPTTLAGLSGSGDIMLTCFVNLSRNRNVGLRLGSGEKLDKIMSSMNQVAEGVSTAGAVIALAQKYNVKMPVLTAVARIIDNELTPKKAVMELMNLPQAFLLALLTKQTSQHFNSMLLVEANIVYLKLR comes from the exons atggccgccgccgccttccttCCCCCGACCCCGACCACTCGtccccgcctcgccgccgcagcccgccgcccgccgcccatATTCGCCGGCGCTACCAGCGCCGCGCCGCagctggaggaggagggcgcCGGCGACGAAGCcgcccgccgcggcggcggcggcaaggacCGGCGCCGCGCGGTGCGCATCGCGTGGGAGAAGCTCGTTCGGTGGTCCCGCTCCTGGCGCCGCCGCAACCGCAGCGACGTCCTCGAGACCACGCGCAAGGTGGTGGTCCTCGGAGGGGGCTCGTTCGGGACGGCCATGGCGGCGCACGTGGCGGCCAAGAAGTCTGACCTCGAGGTTGCGATGCTGCTCCGGGACGAGGCCGTCTGCCGATCCATCAACCACAGCCATGTCAATTG CAAGTACTTACCAGAACACAGATTGCCGGAAAATATTGTTGCAACAACTAGTCCTACTGATGCTTTAGCGGGAGCTGATTTCTGCTTCCATGCTGTTCCGGTTCAG TTCAGTTCATCCTTTCTTGAAAGTATTTCAACACATGTTGATCCAAAGTTGCCATTCATATCACTTAGCAAAGGGCTGGAACTCAACACCCTTCGGACAATGTCTAAAATCATCCCACGAGCACTGGGAAATCCCCGCCAACCATTTATTGTTCTGTCAGGACCATCTTTTGCAGTAGAACTAATGAACCAATTGCCTACAG CAATGGTGGTGGCCTCCAAAGACAAAAAGTTGGCAAGTTCTGTTCAGCAGCTTTTAGCTTCTCCAAATTTGAGGATAAGCACATCAAG TGATGTTACAGGAGTAGAAATTGCAGGCGCACTAAAGAATGTTCTTGCAATAGCAGCCGGTATAGTGGAAGGTATGCATCTTGGGAATAATTGTATGGCCGCCCTTGTTGCTCAAGGTTGTTCAGAAATACGGTGGTTGGCTACAAAG ATGGGAGCGAAGCCAACTACTCTTGCTGGTTTGTCTGGGTCAGGTGACATCATGCTTACATGTTTTGTCAATCTTTCACGGAATAGAAATGTGGGACTACGTCTTGGTTCAGGCGAAAAACTTGATAAAATTATGAGTTCTATGAATCAG gtTGCTGAAGGTGTATCAACTGCTGGGGCTGTCATTGCATTGGCTCAGAAGTACAATGTCAAAATGCCAGTCCTAACAGCAGTAGCACGGATAATCGATAATGAATTAACTCCGAAGAAGGCAGTTATGGAGTTGATGAATCTTCCTCAG GCATTCTTATTGGCTCTTTTGACTAAACAAACTAGCCAGCATTTCAACTCGATGCTTTTAGTTGAAGCAAATATAGTTTACCTGAAACTCCGATGA